The following are encoded in a window of Telmatobacter sp. DSM 110680 genomic DNA:
- a CDS encoding glycosyltransferase family 2 protein — protein sequence MADKSDIAEQGGRLFKPVLGLSDEPCEPLAIPTRTGTVYDQPEPEQLIELTVIIPARNEEQNLSACLESLVAQSENIFKLGVDWELIVVDDQSTDRTAEIARSFSGVTVLEAAKLEKGWTGKNNAIWTAARRASGRWLLFTDADTIHEPGDLHRAIHEATRHKAGVLSYSPRQLVSGFAQRTLMPLVFSELALAYPPAKVSDPNQRVAAANGQFFLVEREAYRRMGGHPSVADRVLEDVELAFIAKRRKIGLRFRYAPDALSTRMYRTTSAMIEGWTKNLALLFNNALATSLWKILDILLLAGLPLLAAHLWNARFTLHSLAWLGAGWALLLLWLRTLFRYYARVAKSNFPFVDCAISPLGLPLFAALLYRSWFKHRVLKQVSWKGRTYKG from the coding sequence ATGGCGGACAAATCGGATATAGCGGAACAAGGCGGCCGACTATTCAAGCCCGTCCTCGGACTGTCCGACGAACCTTGCGAGCCCCTCGCCATTCCCACCCGTACTGGCACCGTCTACGACCAGCCCGAACCGGAACAGCTGATCGAACTCACCGTCATCATCCCCGCCCGCAACGAAGAGCAGAATCTCTCCGCGTGTCTGGAATCTCTTGTCGCCCAATCGGAGAACATCTTCAAGCTTGGGGTCGATTGGGAACTTATCGTTGTCGATGATCAGTCGACCGATCGCACGGCGGAGATCGCCCGCAGCTTCAGTGGTGTAACCGTCCTAGAAGCCGCTAAGCTCGAAAAAGGCTGGACAGGAAAGAACAACGCCATTTGGACCGCAGCTCGTAGAGCGAGTGGTCGCTGGCTTCTCTTCACGGATGCCGATACGATTCACGAGCCCGGCGATCTCCACCGCGCCATTCATGAGGCCACCCGCCACAAAGCCGGCGTGTTGAGTTATTCGCCCCGCCAGCTTGTGAGTGGCTTTGCACAGCGCACTCTCATGCCTCTCGTCTTTTCGGAGCTAGCCCTCGCATACCCGCCCGCGAAGGTCTCAGATCCTAACCAGCGCGTTGCTGCCGCCAACGGCCAGTTCTTCCTGGTTGAACGCGAGGCATATCGTCGAATGGGAGGCCACCCGTCCGTTGCTGACCGTGTTCTGGAAGATGTGGAATTAGCTTTCATCGCGAAGCGCCGTAAAATTGGCCTGCGCTTTCGCTATGCACCGGACGCCCTGAGCACGCGCATGTATCGCACAACCTCAGCCATGATAGAAGGATGGACGAAAAACCTCGCGCTTCTGTTTAATAATGCCCTGGCCACCTCGCTCTGGAAGATCCTCGACATCTTGCTCCTCGCAGGCTTGCCTCTGCTGGCAGCTCATCTCTGGAATGCCCGTTTCACCCTTCATTCCCTCGCCTGGCTGGGTGCGGGATGGGCCCTGCTTCTGCTCTGGCTTAGGACGCTATTCCGGTACTATGCCCGTGTGGCGAAATCGAACTTCCCCTTTGTCGATTGCGCCATCTCGCCTTTGGGATTACCTCTCTTCGCGGCCCTTCTCTATCGCAGTTGGTTCAAGCACCGCGTTTTGAAGCAGGTTAGTTGGAAGGGAAGGACCTATAAAGGCTGA
- a CDS encoding class I SAM-dependent methyltransferase, translating to MSEKLAVIFSDRRALKLFLKTIGKAILDQYQAVKVAFLRSIGVIDFPVPPNSRMRGTSSNTIRHYYESGLTTTLPIITAAYIEGLDLRATAEVLDFGCGVGRQLLHLERNFPGLTIHACDVNDRSIEFVRNAYPRVESYTSAFSPPLKYPDRKFDLIYSVSIFSHLNIRDHALWLHELGRVTRPGGLCCLTILGTHARTLRSKPSPGNAPGYVPPEVKALQEQGYLYESNFGGKPKPEYMKAVERIWSVGSNLIGIDEDYGRTYYSEKYVRDNWNNESFEFRQYIPGIIDTLQDLVVLKKR from the coding sequence ATGAGCGAAAAATTGGCCGTCATCTTCTCCGATCGTCGGGCCCTGAAGTTGTTCCTGAAGACGATAGGCAAGGCTATTCTCGATCAGTATCAAGCGGTAAAAGTTGCTTTCCTTCGATCGATCGGCGTCATCGACTTCCCGGTCCCGCCAAATTCGAGGATGCGCGGAACCTCATCCAACACCATTCGTCACTACTACGAATCGGGCCTCACTACCACGTTGCCCATCATCACTGCGGCATACATTGAAGGATTGGATCTGCGAGCCACCGCCGAGGTGCTCGATTTTGGATGCGGCGTTGGACGTCAGCTTCTCCACCTCGAAAGAAACTTTCCCGGCCTCACGATTCACGCTTGCGACGTGAACGATCGTTCCATCGAATTTGTGCGCAACGCTTATCCGCGTGTGGAGTCATACACCAGCGCATTCTCTCCGCCGCTGAAATATCCCGACCGCAAATTCGATCTCATTTATTCGGTGTCGATCTTCTCGCATCTCAATATCCGCGACCACGCCTTATGGCTGCACGAACTCGGAAGAGTCACTCGCCCCGGCGGTCTCTGCTGTCTCACAATTCTGGGAACACACGCCCGTACCCTTCGGTCAAAACCTTCCCCCGGCAATGCACCCGGCTATGTCCCCCCGGAAGTTAAAGCGCTTCAGGAACAAGGCTACTTGTACGAAAGCAACTTCGGCGGAAAGCCAAAACCCGAATACATGAAAGCCGTGGAGCGGATCTGGAGTGTCGGCAGTAACCTCATCGGCATCGACGAAGACTACGGTCGCACCTACTATTCCGAGAAATACGTGCGAGATAACTGGAACAATGAAAGCTTTGAATTCCGCCAATACATCCCCGGCATCATCGACACCCTCCAAGACCTGGTCGTGCTGAAAAAAAGATAG
- a CDS encoding Hsp70 family protein, which translates to MWTADERHLAVGFDFGTTNSSVAIAGADAQVKLASFPLAGIETQSFRSVLYFEQYKTSEGHKRAHSLTGPAAIEHYLQTDEKGRLVQSLKSHLSSRTLTGTEVFGRRYKLEELISRMLSDLRKHTVNQFGKQIRYAMVGRPVRFVGAETDEDQEFSVARLRAAFALAGFEHVDFEMEPVAAAYTYESTLDHDELILIGDFGGGTSDFSLLRVGPEVRRRGRKPEDLLGNSGVGLAGDAFDARIIRKLVSPALGSDSEARSLNKLLPAVPAWIYANLERWHYLSFLRTNNVREILRSARIRALEPEKIEALIAIVEEDLGYQLHQAVQELKFALSRLDNAEFRFRGAGMDLRIPVTRTKFESWIQEELAAIESAVDTLLQSSGIKPSEIDRVFLTGGSSFVPAVRQIFESRFGADRIRGGNEFTSVAHGLALRAAESLRRG; encoded by the coding sequence ATGTGGACTGCTGATGAGCGACATCTGGCTGTTGGATTTGATTTTGGAACTACGAACAGCTCGGTGGCAATTGCCGGTGCGGACGCGCAAGTGAAGCTTGCATCTTTTCCGTTGGCTGGAATAGAGACACAGTCGTTCCGCTCGGTTTTGTATTTTGAGCAGTACAAGACCAGTGAGGGGCATAAACGCGCCCATTCACTGACCGGACCGGCTGCGATTGAGCACTATCTGCAGACGGATGAGAAGGGGCGCCTGGTGCAGTCGCTCAAATCTCACCTCTCCAGCCGCACACTTACAGGGACCGAAGTTTTTGGTCGGCGCTATAAACTAGAAGAGCTAATTTCGCGGATGCTCAGCGATCTTCGCAAGCATACAGTTAACCAATTCGGAAAACAGATTCGCTACGCGATGGTGGGGCGGCCGGTTCGCTTTGTTGGGGCGGAGACGGATGAGGACCAGGAGTTTTCTGTTGCCCGCTTGCGCGCGGCTTTTGCGCTGGCAGGATTTGAGCACGTGGATTTTGAAATGGAGCCGGTGGCGGCTGCATACACTTACGAGTCAACGCTTGACCACGATGAACTGATCCTTATTGGCGACTTCGGCGGTGGCACCAGCGACTTCTCGTTGCTGCGGGTGGGCCCGGAGGTGCGGCGGCGCGGGCGAAAGCCTGAAGACCTGCTGGGAAACAGCGGAGTTGGACTGGCGGGCGATGCTTTTGATGCGCGAATAATTCGCAAGCTGGTTTCTCCGGCGCTAGGATCGGACTCTGAAGCGCGATCCCTCAACAAGCTTCTGCCCGCGGTTCCTGCGTGGATCTACGCGAACCTGGAGCGGTGGCACTACCTGTCATTTCTGCGCACAAACAATGTGCGAGAGATTCTTAGGAGCGCCCGGATTCGAGCACTGGAGCCGGAGAAGATTGAAGCGCTAATTGCGATTGTGGAAGAGGATCTGGGTTACCAGTTGCACCAGGCAGTCCAAGAGCTAAAGTTTGCGCTTTCGCGATTGGACAATGCCGAATTTCGGTTTCGGGGAGCGGGAATGGATCTGCGGATTCCGGTGACGCGGACGAAGTTCGAATCATGGATTCAGGAAGAGCTTGCGGCGATTGAAAGTGCGGTTGACACTCTGCTGCAGAGTTCAGGAATTAAGCCGAGCGAAATAGATCGCGTGTTTCTTACGGGCGGCTCCTCTTTTGTGCCAGCGGTGCGGCAGATTTTCGAGAGCCGCTTTGGTGCAGATCGAATTCGCGGAGGAAATGAATTTACTTCGGTTGCGCATGGGCTGGCGCTTCGTGCTGCTGAGTCGCTTCGCCGGGGCTAG
- a CDS encoding TlpA disulfide reductase family protein, whose amino-acid sequence MRFPGFIAYGSLLSLTLACGCDRGARPANADKVAPDFTVSDGENTIRLANYRGKVVLLNFWWSQCPPCIQETPALEQLHHDRPDLAILAVSIDSDPGSYRRFINRYHVDVSTVRDPDQTVAKLYGTEGWPETYIIDRQGVIRRKIVGDPDWSNPEIRNYLNSL is encoded by the coding sequence GTGAGGTTTCCTGGTTTCATCGCTTACGGTTCCCTTCTTTCGCTGACGCTTGCGTGCGGCTGCGATCGCGGGGCACGCCCGGCCAATGCGGACAAGGTCGCCCCGGACTTTACAGTCAGCGACGGCGAGAACACAATTCGCCTGGCAAACTACCGCGGCAAGGTTGTGCTGCTGAACTTCTGGTGGAGCCAGTGCCCGCCGTGCATTCAGGAGACGCCGGCGCTGGAACAACTGCACCATGACCGGCCCGACTTGGCTATTCTTGCGGTGAGCATTGACTCGGACCCGGGATCGTATCGCCGGTTCATCAATCGCTACCACGTGGATGTTTCGACGGTGCGCGATCCGGATCAGACCGTCGCCAAGCTGTACGGAACCGAAGGTTGGCCTGAGACCTACATCATCGATCGGCAGGGCGTGATTCGCCGGAAGATTGTAGGTGATCCGGATTGGTCTAATCCGGAGATTCGCAACTACCTCAACAGCCTGTAA
- a CDS encoding RHS repeat-associated core domain-containing protein, with the protein MTYAPPVIARRTSRRLGIFCSMLAIAVVPLAKAQGYLTAIGNYNFSQHVPVELGYYDPSTGDMHLVIPLGSWPQRGGSALGAALVYDSRIWFINNNTWQPTNIPNSSGGWRFQTVPVHSGGSPTHSTTIANCPGGSPGQRYTYYNNFAWSDSTGEVHAFPILTQNDPLGCNGGSGSSDTEYAGDASGYVMSVTNYTTVSSIYDATGALVYPNSTASIKDRNGNYFAWNGSGNPTDTTGRTYVITTTNCNGHANQTCYDVSNSQNTGTAGTSRFIATTESLSVQTLFQQSGVTEYSGTVTVLQSIQLPDNTTYQFTYDNGGQGTYGELTGMTLPPGGSITYSYGTYFDMFGNHNRWLQSKTFGSAVWQYSAGNTTQCASGYAYCQTVTVFKPDGKAIGYTFGSNLGSAGSWLTNTTYYNANGSTQNPIVSTSTTWTSTSALGAMPATETTQMLDASSPYPTTTVHYSYTGTNIPLVSTISEWNYYTGSLPSTPSRITSFTYGYFGKAFSYQQPTTVIVTDGAGTQTYRKTNITYDGGSLNSRTGIVNHDDANYGVSFTSRGNPTSIAKLVSGSNYLTTSTSYDMTGQPVSATDASGHTSLMSYADNYYSDGSSTLPSAYSPPTPTNAYLTSVTLPLSGTFAYGYYYGTGQQALLQDQNSAKTYLHYYDSLNRATEVISPISGWTLWQYQSGSETQVDTYAGISDTSPSATCVSCRHDRLNSDGLGRAISSVLMSDPDGSTTSTMSFDGNSRLMTSSNPYRSTSDPTYGSDTTAYDGFDRVVSTTHADTTSVKTFLGAAVGSNGGQSSQLCAQSTYGVGYPVLTIDEASRKRQFWNDAFGRTIETDESNSSGALTVNTCYGYDPADDLTSVAPLGATARTYLYDLIGRITQAIDPESGTVNYYYTNSSGGVCSGNAASVCRRTDARGITATYSYDAESRLGSMSYSDGTTPTINYYYDQVSYNGLTILNGKGRRTGMSDGSGQSAWSFDAAGDVISQRQTISGITNTVNYSYNPDGSPASITYPSGRTITYAYGNAGRATSAIDTVNGINYATQATYSPIGAPASVLHGHSNTFGGITESNAYNSRIEITGTAATSSNGTAFSLTEGYVQPTGNNLTLASETNNLDNGRNLSTSYDFLNRVSSAQTQATSGADCWGLTFGDDALGNLLSETVSKCSAYALSVSVNNKNQITGYSYDASGDLTGDGLYGYSYNAMGQLTSAAGVNYSYDGSGARVSKSSGTLFWRSASGRTLTETDLAGNLKNEYVYFGGHQIALRNSSGSIYYYFLDHLGSTRVITDSLGNQCYDTDFYPYGVEVGPFKNSCPQNFKFTGYERDAETGLDYAFGRYYNSRIGRFMSSDPDSGSSNAGDPQSWNRYTYVENNPLTFTDPDGLSCTEYSLGVDDHKGKFDKIIPAEASIYPYDKMGKLGGILSAGFGKGGDDAALTTLLSQPEPGGYDLVVYSGSAQTLKTVLKKHPELSKNIASVTYLSPGINISGAGGMYLGNNGVAFKASGLLDWFATMGARSAGVQLLATKPEPGMKTTHDFASEMTDPAVRQRLATFPGSKGPCPSRHPSGEGSDGGSLPVTGVWYGNQPEYDDEEGGAFVGNSDWYVVWFYNYPAPRAVL; encoded by the coding sequence ATGACCTACGCCCCTCCTGTGATCGCACGCCGGACTTCTCGGCGCCTGGGTATCTTCTGCAGCATGCTTGCAATCGCCGTCGTGCCATTGGCAAAAGCGCAAGGTTACCTTACGGCAATCGGCAATTACAATTTTTCGCAACACGTTCCAGTCGAACTTGGGTACTACGACCCATCTACTGGAGACATGCATCTCGTAATCCCTCTTGGGTCTTGGCCGCAGCGTGGAGGCTCTGCCCTCGGTGCCGCGCTAGTCTATGACAGTCGTATTTGGTTCATAAACAATAACACTTGGCAGCCCACGAATATCCCCAACTCCTCAGGAGGTTGGCGATTTCAAACTGTACCTGTACACAGCGGTGGAAGTCCCACTCACAGCACGACTATTGCAAACTGCCCTGGAGGCAGCCCGGGGCAACGATATACGTACTACAACAACTTTGCTTGGTCTGACTCTACGGGCGAAGTACATGCATTCCCAATCCTCACGCAAAACGACCCTCTTGGTTGCAACGGAGGTTCAGGGTCCTCGGATACGGAATATGCAGGCGATGCGTCGGGTTATGTGATGTCCGTTACCAACTACACGACTGTATCAAGCATCTACGATGCGACAGGAGCGCTCGTCTATCCTAATTCGACTGCGTCGATTAAAGATCGAAATGGCAACTATTTTGCATGGAATGGAAGCGGTAACCCAACTGACACTACGGGTCGCACTTACGTGATAACCACAACCAATTGTAACGGCCACGCGAATCAAACTTGCTACGACGTATCCAATAGCCAGAATACCGGCACTGCCGGTACATCGCGTTTCATTGCAACGACAGAGTCGCTCTCGGTACAGACGCTGTTCCAACAAAGCGGTGTAACTGAATATAGTGGGACCGTCACGGTCCTTCAGAGTATTCAGCTACCAGATAACACGACCTATCAATTCACTTACGATAATGGTGGGCAGGGCACCTATGGTGAGCTGACCGGAATGACACTTCCACCAGGCGGAAGTATTACCTATAGTTATGGCACATATTTTGACATGTTCGGAAATCACAACCGATGGCTACAGTCGAAGACTTTTGGCAGCGCTGTGTGGCAATACAGCGCTGGGAATACCACGCAATGCGCCTCAGGTTATGCATATTGTCAAACTGTTACCGTCTTCAAACCCGACGGCAAAGCGATCGGATACACTTTCGGAAGTAATTTGGGATCCGCCGGATCCTGGCTAACCAACACCACATACTACAATGCCAATGGCAGCACGCAGAATCCGATTGTCTCAACATCCACTACTTGGACATCCACCTCGGCGCTAGGTGCAATGCCCGCAACTGAGACGACTCAGATGCTTGATGCTTCCTCGCCATATCCCACGACCACGGTTCATTATTCGTATACGGGCACAAATATACCACTCGTCTCGACAATCTCAGAATGGAATTACTACACGGGGAGTTTGCCAAGCACTCCAAGTAGGATCACTTCCTTTACCTACGGTTATTTCGGCAAAGCATTTTCGTACCAACAACCCACAACCGTTATAGTGACAGATGGTGCTGGTACACAAACATACCGAAAGACAAACATCACTTATGATGGCGGATCGCTTAACTCAAGAACTGGGATTGTCAATCACGACGATGCAAATTACGGCGTGAGCTTTACCAGCCGTGGAAATCCAACATCTATCGCCAAGCTGGTGTCAGGATCTAACTATTTGACTACTTCCACGTCATACGACATGACAGGGCAGCCTGTGTCAGCAACGGACGCATCCGGGCATACATCCTTGATGAGCTATGCTGACAATTATTACTCCGATGGCTCCTCTACACTGCCTTCGGCATATTCGCCTCCCACGCCGACAAACGCATACTTAACGAGCGTGACACTTCCTCTCAGTGGGACATTTGCTTACGGCTACTATTATGGCACCGGCCAGCAGGCGCTATTACAGGATCAGAACAGCGCTAAGACCTACCTTCATTATTACGATTCGCTGAACCGGGCCACAGAAGTTATCTCGCCCATCAGTGGATGGACTCTTTGGCAGTATCAAAGTGGGAGTGAAACGCAAGTAGATACCTATGCAGGGATCAGTGACACCAGCCCATCTGCAACTTGCGTGAGTTGCAGACATGATCGTCTCAACAGTGACGGCCTTGGAAGAGCCATTTCCAGCGTGCTCATGAGTGATCCAGACGGGAGTACGACTTCGACGATGTCCTTCGATGGCAATAGTCGTTTGATGACTTCAAGCAACCCCTATCGTAGTACCTCCGATCCGACGTACGGTTCGGATACCACCGCATACGATGGCTTTGATAGGGTTGTCAGCACGACGCACGCAGACACTACCTCAGTTAAGACGTTCCTCGGTGCCGCGGTCGGCTCGAACGGAGGCCAGAGCAGCCAACTGTGCGCCCAATCCACGTATGGAGTCGGTTATCCTGTCCTGACAATTGACGAAGCCAGTAGAAAGCGTCAATTCTGGAATGATGCCTTCGGCAGAACGATCGAGACCGATGAGTCGAATTCCTCTGGCGCTCTAACGGTGAATACTTGCTATGGATATGACCCAGCAGATGATTTAACTTCTGTCGCTCCACTAGGCGCCACGGCGAGGACGTACTTGTATGATCTCATCGGGAGGATCACGCAGGCAATTGATCCCGAAAGCGGAACCGTCAATTACTACTATACTAATTCTAGTGGCGGAGTCTGTAGCGGCAATGCGGCATCCGTGTGCCGTCGAACCGACGCGCGCGGTATTACCGCAACGTATTCTTATGATGCCGAGTCACGACTAGGCTCGATGTCCTACTCCGATGGTACAACTCCAACTATTAATTACTATTATGATCAAGTCTCTTACAACGGCCTAACAATTCTGAACGGCAAAGGGAGGCGCACCGGGATGAGTGACGGCAGTGGACAGTCGGCGTGGAGCTTCGATGCTGCGGGAGACGTCATCTCTCAGCGGCAGACGATCTCGGGCATTACGAATACCGTTAACTATTCCTATAACCCAGATGGTTCCCCAGCTTCTATCACATATCCTAGTGGCAGAACAATTACGTATGCCTATGGAAATGCCGGTCGAGCGACTTCCGCTATCGACACCGTAAACGGAATCAACTACGCTACTCAAGCGACGTACTCGCCGATAGGAGCGCCTGCCTCAGTTCTACATGGGCACTCCAACACATTTGGTGGAATCACGGAGAGCAATGCATACAACAGTCGGATTGAGATCACTGGAACAGCAGCTACATCATCAAACGGCACCGCTTTCAGCCTTACGGAAGGTTATGTTCAGCCGACGGGCAACAATTTGACCCTTGCGTCTGAGACAAATAATCTCGACAACGGCAGAAATCTGAGCACATCGTATGATTTTCTGAACCGCGTATCGAGTGCTCAGACACAGGCTACAAGCGGAGCTGATTGTTGGGGGCTCACATTCGGTGATGACGCGCTTGGCAATTTGCTCTCAGAAACTGTGTCAAAGTGTAGTGCATATGCTCTAAGCGTATCCGTCAATAACAAGAACCAAATAACCGGTTATAGTTATGATGCCTCCGGAGATCTGACCGGCGACGGTCTTTATGGCTATTCATATAACGCCATGGGGCAGCTCACTAGCGCAGCTGGAGTCAACTATAGTTATGACGGGAGCGGGGCGCGGGTGTCTAAGAGTAGCGGTACGCTGTTTTGGAGATCTGCGAGCGGGCGCACGCTGACTGAGACCGACTTGGCAGGCAATCTCAAGAACGAGTACGTGTATTTTGGCGGCCACCAGATCGCACTTCGAAATAGCTCAGGCAGCATTTACTATTACTTCTTAGATCATCTCGGAAGCACCCGAGTGATTACAGATTCTCTAGGGAACCAGTGCTACGACACAGACTTTTATCCATACGGAGTCGAAGTGGGGCCTTTCAAGAATTCATGTCCTCAGAATTTCAAATTCACAGGATATGAGCGAGATGCGGAAACGGGGCTCGATTATGCCTTTGGGCGCTACTACAACTCTCGCATAGGTCGATTCATGAGCTCCGACCCGGATAGTGGAAGCTCAAATGCGGGTGACCCGCAATCATGGAATCGCTATACCTATGTCGAAAATAATCCCCTCACTTTCACGGACCCTGATGGCTTGTCGTGCACGGAATATTCTTTGGGGGTCGATGATCACAAAGGCAAGTTTGACAAGATAATACCAGCCGAAGCGTCGATTTATCCGTATGACAAGATGGGTAAGTTGGGTGGGATACTGAGCGCCGGCTTCGGGAAGGGCGGCGACGACGCTGCTCTCACAACGCTGTTGAGCCAGCCAGAACCTGGAGGATACGATCTTGTTGTTTACAGTGGTTCTGCGCAGACACTAAAGACAGTTCTTAAAAAACATCCTGAACTCTCTAAAAACATCGCTTCGGTGACATATTTGTCGCCTGGTATCAATATTTCGGGCGCGGGAGGAATGTACTTGGGCAATAATGGCGTTGCATTTAAAGCAAGCGGCCTTCTGGATTGGTTTGCTACGATGGGGGCGCGGAGCGCGGGAGTACAATTGCTGGCGACAAAGCCGGAGCCAGGAATGAAAACCACTCATGACTTCGCTAGCGAGATGACCGACCCCGCTGTAAGGCAGCGGCTCGCAACCTTTCCAGGAAGTAAAGGTCCTTGCCCCTCGCGACATCCCAGCGGCGAAGGGTCGGATGGGGGATCGCTTCCCGTTACCGGAGTTTGGTACGGCAACCAGCCGGAGTACGATGACGAAGAAGGCGGGGCATTCGTCGGTAACTCCGATTGGTATGTCGTGTGGTTCTACAATTATCCCGCCCCGCGGGCAGTGTTGTAG
- a CDS encoding AraC family transcriptional regulator: MRKLALWGVIVESGIVIWVDLQTSPATVDLCAQVSFFSAIFKVRGVDKVADAIRALTPCAVLFEYDDPSEELLEPLESLASEFPGARFVMITQEHSESLAIWALRARLWDYLVKPVDLLYLLSRVDLHREPGTASVKEYKRRRVQQDMTPNRGNGGTLVAGPRLVNESKAVRLQNLLTPALSFVNANYAEKVTLGVVAKLCGLGRYQFSRAFKHAHGTTFRKFLIIHRIRKAEQMLCSTNLSITEVAFSVGFNDLSHFAKMFRRHTGARPSEYLERKRKETRMHLSHPLPVKTENGAKLL; the protein is encoded by the coding sequence ATGAGGAAATTGGCTTTGTGGGGAGTGATTGTGGAAAGCGGGATAGTCATTTGGGTGGATCTTCAAACCTCGCCTGCGACGGTGGATCTGTGCGCTCAAGTCAGTTTCTTTTCCGCAATCTTCAAAGTTCGCGGTGTTGACAAGGTTGCTGATGCAATTCGTGCACTTACACCTTGTGCTGTCCTGTTCGAGTACGACGATCCGAGTGAGGAACTCCTTGAACCACTTGAGAGTTTGGCTTCGGAATTTCCCGGAGCGCGATTCGTGATGATAACGCAAGAGCACTCGGAAAGTTTGGCCATATGGGCATTGCGAGCACGACTCTGGGACTATCTAGTCAAGCCGGTTGATCTTCTTTATCTGTTGTCCCGCGTTGACCTCCATCGAGAGCCCGGTACCGCTTCCGTGAAGGAGTATAAACGTAGACGGGTCCAGCAAGATATGACACCGAATCGGGGCAACGGCGGGACTTTAGTCGCGGGTCCCAGGCTCGTCAATGAGTCAAAGGCCGTACGATTGCAGAATCTATTGACCCCAGCACTGAGCTTTGTCAACGCCAATTATGCCGAGAAGGTAACGTTAGGAGTAGTCGCAAAACTGTGCGGTCTTGGACGTTACCAATTCAGTCGCGCATTCAAGCATGCGCACGGCACTACCTTTCGAAAGTTCTTGATCATTCACCGTATTCGAAAGGCGGAACAGATGCTTTGTTCCACCAATTTGTCTATTACTGAGGTTGCTTTTTCAGTTGGATTCAACGACCTTTCACATTTTGCGAAAATGTTTCGCCGACATACTGGTGCTCGGCCTTCTGAGTATTTGGAACGAAAAAGGAAGGAAACGCGAATGCATCTATCGCATCCACTGCCTGTCAAAACTGAGAATGGCGCAAAATTGTTGTAA
- a CDS encoding site-specific integrase, translating to MGTQPRKTRGLFERPPGSGIWWINYYVKGKQHREKVGRRSDAIALYQKRKADARLGVKLPELQPRKTTTFGELALAAVDYAKAHLRTWADYDWKERALREEFGSRSAAEITPQEIDRFLTGRCKTPATANRFRAFFSLCYRLGMENGRVSANPARLVRMRRENNARLRFLSRDEYKELSNIILRHFPEQHSAFVVSVYTGMRWGEQFSLTWTQVDMRRKIIRLTQTKNGSARNVPLNSTALDALRAQQAIVPHKLTDQVFPEAGDYCRFWFEPSIKDAGITGYTWHCNRHTFCSWLAMAGVSLKEIQTLAGHKTITMAARYAHLSPDAAASASERMVMHPSV from the coding sequence ATGGGAACCCAACCGAGAAAAACGCGCGGACTGTTCGAGCGCCCGCCCGGCTCTGGCATATGGTGGATCAACTATTACGTCAAAGGGAAGCAGCACCGCGAGAAAGTCGGTCGCAGGTCCGACGCGATAGCTCTTTATCAGAAGCGCAAGGCTGATGCGCGACTCGGTGTGAAGTTGCCTGAGCTCCAGCCGCGGAAGACGACGACATTTGGCGAGCTAGCATTGGCCGCTGTGGACTACGCTAAAGCTCACCTCAGAACTTGGGCCGATTACGACTGGAAGGAACGTGCGCTGCGGGAGGAGTTTGGCTCCCGGTCGGCCGCAGAGATCACGCCTCAGGAAATCGACCGCTTTCTGACAGGTCGCTGCAAAACGCCGGCAACCGCGAATCGGTTCCGCGCTTTCTTCTCGCTGTGCTACCGGCTCGGGATGGAGAACGGACGGGTCTCTGCGAACCCGGCGAGACTCGTTCGGATGCGCAGGGAAAATAACGCTCGGCTCCGTTTTCTTAGCAGGGACGAATACAAGGAGCTTTCAAACATCATCCTTCGCCACTTTCCCGAACAGCACTCAGCTTTTGTTGTGAGCGTCTATACAGGAATGCGCTGGGGTGAACAATTCTCCCTCACTTGGACCCAAGTGGACATGAGGCGGAAGATCATTCGGTTGACGCAGACGAAAAATGGGTCTGCACGAAACGTCCCGCTTAACAGCACCGCCCTCGATGCTCTTAGGGCACAACAGGCAATCGTTCCGCACAAGCTCACAGACCAGGTATTCCCAGAGGCAGGGGACTACTGCCGGTTCTGGTTCGAGCCTTCTATCAAGGATGCTGGCATCACTGGATACACGTGGCACTGTAACCGGCACACGTTCTGCTCGTGGCTCGCAATGGCTGGCGTGTCGCTCAAGGAGATTCAGACTTTGGCGGGTCATAAGACGATCACCATGGCTGCCCGCTATGCCCACTTGTCGCCAGACGCTGCTGCTTCTGCATCCGAGCGCATGGTGATGCACCCCTCTGTATGA